Proteins co-encoded in one Aethina tumida isolate Nest 87 chromosome 7, icAetTumi1.1, whole genome shotgun sequence genomic window:
- the LOC109597944 gene encoding arylsulfatase B isoform X1, whose amino-acid sequence MFRLNMNKNVIDRISGVITAARNKKMLLCNASIVVVVVIAFCCIKLTNAKSQRPNIIFIMADDLGWNDVGFHGSNEIPTPNIDALAYSGLILNNYYVTPICTPSRSTLMTGKYAIHTGMQHTVLFGAEARGLPLTEKILPQYLKELGYDNHIVGKWHLGSYTKEYLPMSRGFDSHLGYWTGHQDYFDHYAVERPGFGLDMRRGMEVAYDLHGKYSTDIFTEESVKIISKHNTSKPLFLYLAHAAVHSGNPYNPLPAPDSEVQKFEYIKDYNRRRFAAMLSKLDQSVGEVVKALNDKGMLDNSIIIFTTDNGGPAAGFNLNAASNYPLKGVKNTLWEGGVRGAACVWSPLIKKSKRIALQMMHISDWLPTLLEAVGGNVSSKSNNLDGVSLWNALSNDDVSTRSEILHNIDDEYGNAAVTVGPWKIVKGTTYGGQWDYWYGPNGRNYAFNASLILNSKVGKTLNALGKMPKLSEIEEIRKNATIDCQQNHNQGTKCNPVAKTCLFNIIEDPCELNDVANHFPEILHRLEETLSKYNETAIPPGNLPLDPRGNPKYHNFVWTNFGDFYQTIVESL is encoded by the exons ATGTTtcgtttaaatatgaataaaaatgtgatag accGTATCAGTGGAGTAATAACGGCGGcgcgaaataaaaaaatgttattgtgCAATGCTTCTATTGTGGTTGTTGTAGTTATTGCCTTTTGTTGTATAAAGCTTACAAATGCTAAGTCACAAAGAcccaatattatatttatcatggCTGACGATTTG ggGTGGAACGACGTAGGATTTCACGGTTCAAATGAGATTCCTACTCCAAATATAGACGCTTTAGCGTACTCAgggttaattttaaacaattattatgttaCACCGATTTGTACTCCTTCGAGGAGTACGTTAATGACTGGGAAATATGCAATTCACACTGGCATGCAGCATACGGTACTTTTTGGTGCTGAAGCCCGTGGATTACCCCTGACTGAAAAAATTCTACCTCAGTATTTGAAAGAACTGGGTTACGATAATCATATTGTTGGTAAATGGCATTTGGGTTCGTACACCAAGGAATATTTGCCCATGTCACGAGGATTTGATTCACATCTAG gttactgGACAGGCCATCAAGATTATTTCGATCATTATGCTGTGGAACGTCCGGGATTCGGCTTGGACATGCGACGTGGAATGGAAGTGGCGTATGACCTCCACGGCAAATATTCAACAGATATTTTCACAGAGGAATCCgtaaaaattatatccaaACATAATACCAGCAAACCGCTATTTTTGTACCTGGCCCACGCGGCAGTCCATTCAGGAAACCCGTACAATCCCTTGCCAGCACCGGACAGTGAGGTCCAAAAATTCGAATACATAAAAGACTACAATCGAAGGCGATTTGCtg caATGTTGAGCAAATTAGACCAATCTGTAGGAGAAGTCGTTAAAGCTTTAAACGATAAGGGCATGTTGGACAacagcataattatttttaccacGGATAACGGTGGCCCTGCTGCAGGCTTCAATCTCAACGCCGCCTCGAACTATCCGCTCAAAGGCGTTAAGAATACTCTCTGGGAGGGCGGAGTCAGAGGTGCCGCTTGTGTGTGGAGTCCACTGATTAAGAAAAGTAAAAGGATAGCCTTGCAAATGATGCATATCTCCGATTGGCTACCAACTCTTTTGGAAGCTGTTGGTGGTAATGTAAG tagtaaatctaataatttggATGGAGTCAGCTTATGGAATGCTCTGTCCAATGATGATGTGTCCACACGAAGTGAAATTCTTCATAATATTGACGATGAATATGGTAATGCTGCCGTAACTGTGGGTCCTTGGAAAATAGTCAaag GTACAACATATGGCGGTCAATGGGACTATTGGTATGGTCCAAATGGCAGAAATTACGCATTTAATGCAAGCTTGATTTTGAATTCAAAAGTTGGTAAAACTTTGAATGCTTTGGGAAAAATGCCAAAATTATCGGAAATCGAGGAAATCAGGAAAAACGCAACCATAGATTGTCAACAAAACCACAATCAAGGCACAAAGTGCAATCCAGTTGCCAAAACTtgcttatttaatataattgaggACCCATGTGAACTAAATGATGTAGCTAATCA TTTCCCGGAAATATTACATCGACTGGAAGAAACTTTATCAAAATACAATGAAACAGCAATTCCACCTGGAAACTTACCCTTAGACCCAAGAGGAAATCCAAAATACCATAACTTTGTGTGGACAAATTTTGGAGATTTTTATCAAACTATTGTTGAAAGCCTTTAA
- the LOC109597944 gene encoding arylsulfatase B isoform X3 — protein sequence MLLCNASIVVVVVIAFCCIKLTNAKSQRPNIIFIMADDLGWNDVGFHGSNEIPTPNIDALAYSGLILNNYYVTPICTPSRSTLMTGKYAIHTGMQHTVLFGAEARGLPLTEKILPQYLKELGYDNHIVGKWHLGSYTKEYLPMSRGFDSHLGYWTGHQDYFDHYAVERPGFGLDMRRGMEVAYDLHGKYSTDIFTEESVKIISKHNTSKPLFLYLAHAAVHSGNPYNPLPAPDSEVQKFEYIKDYNRRRFAAMLSKLDQSVGEVVKALNDKGMLDNSIIIFTTDNGGPAAGFNLNAASNYPLKGVKNTLWEGGVRGAACVWSPLIKKSKRIALQMMHISDWLPTLLEAVGGNVSSKSNNLDGVSLWNALSNDDVSTRSEILHNIDDEYGNAAVTVGPWKIVKGTTYGGQWDYWYGPNGRNYAFNASLILNSKVGKTLNALGKMPKLSEIEEIRKNATIDCQQNHNQGTKCNPVAKTCLFNIIEDPCELNDVANHFPEILHRLEETLSKYNETAIPPGNLPLDPRGNPKYHNFVWTNFGDFYQTIVESL from the exons atgttattgtgCAATGCTTCTATTGTGGTTGTTGTAGTTATTGCCTTTTGTTGTATAAAGCTTACAAATGCTAAGTCACAAAGAcccaatattatatttatcatggCTGACGATTTG ggGTGGAACGACGTAGGATTTCACGGTTCAAATGAGATTCCTACTCCAAATATAGACGCTTTAGCGTACTCAgggttaattttaaacaattattatgttaCACCGATTTGTACTCCTTCGAGGAGTACGTTAATGACTGGGAAATATGCAATTCACACTGGCATGCAGCATACGGTACTTTTTGGTGCTGAAGCCCGTGGATTACCCCTGACTGAAAAAATTCTACCTCAGTATTTGAAAGAACTGGGTTACGATAATCATATTGTTGGTAAATGGCATTTGGGTTCGTACACCAAGGAATATTTGCCCATGTCACGAGGATTTGATTCACATCTAG gttactgGACAGGCCATCAAGATTATTTCGATCATTATGCTGTGGAACGTCCGGGATTCGGCTTGGACATGCGACGTGGAATGGAAGTGGCGTATGACCTCCACGGCAAATATTCAACAGATATTTTCACAGAGGAATCCgtaaaaattatatccaaACATAATACCAGCAAACCGCTATTTTTGTACCTGGCCCACGCGGCAGTCCATTCAGGAAACCCGTACAATCCCTTGCCAGCACCGGACAGTGAGGTCCAAAAATTCGAATACATAAAAGACTACAATCGAAGGCGATTTGCtg caATGTTGAGCAAATTAGACCAATCTGTAGGAGAAGTCGTTAAAGCTTTAAACGATAAGGGCATGTTGGACAacagcataattatttttaccacGGATAACGGTGGCCCTGCTGCAGGCTTCAATCTCAACGCCGCCTCGAACTATCCGCTCAAAGGCGTTAAGAATACTCTCTGGGAGGGCGGAGTCAGAGGTGCCGCTTGTGTGTGGAGTCCACTGATTAAGAAAAGTAAAAGGATAGCCTTGCAAATGATGCATATCTCCGATTGGCTACCAACTCTTTTGGAAGCTGTTGGTGGTAATGTAAG tagtaaatctaataatttggATGGAGTCAGCTTATGGAATGCTCTGTCCAATGATGATGTGTCCACACGAAGTGAAATTCTTCATAATATTGACGATGAATATGGTAATGCTGCCGTAACTGTGGGTCCTTGGAAAATAGTCAaag GTACAACATATGGCGGTCAATGGGACTATTGGTATGGTCCAAATGGCAGAAATTACGCATTTAATGCAAGCTTGATTTTGAATTCAAAAGTTGGTAAAACTTTGAATGCTTTGGGAAAAATGCCAAAATTATCGGAAATCGAGGAAATCAGGAAAAACGCAACCATAGATTGTCAACAAAACCACAATCAAGGCACAAAGTGCAATCCAGTTGCCAAAACTtgcttatttaatataattgaggACCCATGTGAACTAAATGATGTAGCTAATCA TTTCCCGGAAATATTACATCGACTGGAAGAAACTTTATCAAAATACAATGAAACAGCAATTCCACCTGGAAACTTACCCTTAGACCCAAGAGGAAATCCAAAATACCATAACTTTGTGTGGACAAATTTTGGAGATTTTTATCAAACTATTGTTGAAAGCCTTTAA
- the LOC109597944 gene encoding arylsulfatase B isoform X2 — MFRLNMNKNVIDRISGVITAARNKKMLLCNASIVVVVVIAFCCIKLTNAKSQRPNIIFIMADDLGWNDVGFHGSNEIPTPNIDALAYSGLILNNYYVTPICTPSRSTLMTGKYAIHTGMQHTVLFGAEARGLPLTEKILPQYLKELGYDNHIVGKWHLGSYTKEYLPMSRGFDSHLGYWTGHQDYFDHYAVERPGFGLDMRRGMEVAYDLHGKYSTDIFTEESVKIISKHNTSKPLFLYLAHAAVHSGNPYNPLPAPDSEVQKFEYIKDYNRRRFAAMLSKLDQSVGEVVKALNDKGMLDNSIIIFTTDNGGPAAGFNLNAASNYPLKGVKNTLWEGGVRGAACVWSPLIKKSKRIALQMMHISDWLPTLLEAVGGNVSKSNNLDGVSLWNALSNDDVSTRSEILHNIDDEYGNAAVTVGPWKIVKGTTYGGQWDYWYGPNGRNYAFNASLILNSKVGKTLNALGKMPKLSEIEEIRKNATIDCQQNHNQGTKCNPVAKTCLFNIIEDPCELNDVANHFPEILHRLEETLSKYNETAIPPGNLPLDPRGNPKYHNFVWTNFGDFYQTIVESL; from the exons ATGTTtcgtttaaatatgaataaaaatgtgatag accGTATCAGTGGAGTAATAACGGCGGcgcgaaataaaaaaatgttattgtgCAATGCTTCTATTGTGGTTGTTGTAGTTATTGCCTTTTGTTGTATAAAGCTTACAAATGCTAAGTCACAAAGAcccaatattatatttatcatggCTGACGATTTG ggGTGGAACGACGTAGGATTTCACGGTTCAAATGAGATTCCTACTCCAAATATAGACGCTTTAGCGTACTCAgggttaattttaaacaattattatgttaCACCGATTTGTACTCCTTCGAGGAGTACGTTAATGACTGGGAAATATGCAATTCACACTGGCATGCAGCATACGGTACTTTTTGGTGCTGAAGCCCGTGGATTACCCCTGACTGAAAAAATTCTACCTCAGTATTTGAAAGAACTGGGTTACGATAATCATATTGTTGGTAAATGGCATTTGGGTTCGTACACCAAGGAATATTTGCCCATGTCACGAGGATTTGATTCACATCTAG gttactgGACAGGCCATCAAGATTATTTCGATCATTATGCTGTGGAACGTCCGGGATTCGGCTTGGACATGCGACGTGGAATGGAAGTGGCGTATGACCTCCACGGCAAATATTCAACAGATATTTTCACAGAGGAATCCgtaaaaattatatccaaACATAATACCAGCAAACCGCTATTTTTGTACCTGGCCCACGCGGCAGTCCATTCAGGAAACCCGTACAATCCCTTGCCAGCACCGGACAGTGAGGTCCAAAAATTCGAATACATAAAAGACTACAATCGAAGGCGATTTGCtg caATGTTGAGCAAATTAGACCAATCTGTAGGAGAAGTCGTTAAAGCTTTAAACGATAAGGGCATGTTGGACAacagcataattatttttaccacGGATAACGGTGGCCCTGCTGCAGGCTTCAATCTCAACGCCGCCTCGAACTATCCGCTCAAAGGCGTTAAGAATACTCTCTGGGAGGGCGGAGTCAGAGGTGCCGCTTGTGTGTGGAGTCCACTGATTAAGAAAAGTAAAAGGATAGCCTTGCAAATGATGCATATCTCCGATTGGCTACCAACTCTTTTGGAAGCTGTTGGTGGTAATGTAAG taaatctaataatttggATGGAGTCAGCTTATGGAATGCTCTGTCCAATGATGATGTGTCCACACGAAGTGAAATTCTTCATAATATTGACGATGAATATGGTAATGCTGCCGTAACTGTGGGTCCTTGGAAAATAGTCAaag GTACAACATATGGCGGTCAATGGGACTATTGGTATGGTCCAAATGGCAGAAATTACGCATTTAATGCAAGCTTGATTTTGAATTCAAAAGTTGGTAAAACTTTGAATGCTTTGGGAAAAATGCCAAAATTATCGGAAATCGAGGAAATCAGGAAAAACGCAACCATAGATTGTCAACAAAACCACAATCAAGGCACAAAGTGCAATCCAGTTGCCAAAACTtgcttatttaatataattgaggACCCATGTGAACTAAATGATGTAGCTAATCA TTTCCCGGAAATATTACATCGACTGGAAGAAACTTTATCAAAATACAATGAAACAGCAATTCCACCTGGAAACTTACCCTTAGACCCAAGAGGAAATCCAAAATACCATAACTTTGTGTGGACAAATTTTGGAGATTTTTATCAAACTATTGTTGAAAGCCTTTAA